From a single Micromonospora carbonacea genomic region:
- a CDS encoding glycosyltransferase family 9 protein: MGTPSTSGPLGGAAAPAAPGGRVPGVARIAVLRANALGDFIFILPALEALRAAYPEAEIVLLGAPWHAQLWRDRPGPVDRVLVVPPAPGIREPVAGEPQTPMGDFLAAARAERFDLALQLHGGGGNSNPIVGALGARVTAGLRAEDAPPLDRWIRYVYYQHEVLRYLEVVGLVGAPPAGIVPTLAVTAADRAEADGVLGPPGRPRVALHPGATDTRRRWPAERFAEVARALAGDGFEVLVTGTPAERDVVDRVVAAAGVPVRPLVGALGLGGLAACYAGCALVVSNDTGPLHLAAAVGTPTVGVYWIGNLINGGHLLRGRHRPIASWTVRCPVCGVDCTPGIYPHRPGDGECPHRDSFVADVPAIEVLEAAHDLLAV, translated from the coding sequence ATGGGCACCCCGTCGACGTCCGGCCCGCTGGGCGGCGCCGCCGCACCGGCCGCGCCCGGCGGGCGCGTCCCCGGCGTCGCGCGGATCGCCGTGCTGCGCGCCAACGCGCTCGGCGACTTCATCTTCATCCTGCCCGCGCTGGAGGCGCTGCGCGCCGCGTACCCGGAGGCGGAGATCGTGCTGCTCGGCGCGCCGTGGCACGCGCAGCTCTGGCGCGACCGGCCCGGCCCGGTGGACCGGGTCCTGGTGGTCCCGCCCGCGCCCGGCATCCGCGAGCCCGTCGCGGGCGAGCCGCAGACGCCGATGGGCGACTTCCTGGCCGCCGCCCGCGCCGAACGCTTCGACCTGGCGCTGCAACTGCACGGCGGCGGGGGCAACTCCAACCCGATCGTCGGCGCGCTCGGCGCGCGGGTCACCGCCGGGCTGCGCGCCGAGGACGCCCCGCCGCTGGACCGGTGGATCCGCTACGTCTACTACCAGCACGAGGTGCTGCGCTACCTGGAGGTGGTCGGCCTGGTCGGCGCGCCGCCCGCCGGGATCGTCCCCACGCTGGCGGTCACCGCCGCCGACCGGGCCGAGGCCGACGGGGTGCTCGGCCCGCCGGGGCGGCCCCGGGTGGCCCTGCACCCGGGGGCCACCGACACGCGGCGACGCTGGCCGGCCGAACGGTTCGCCGAGGTCGCCCGTGCCTTGGCCGGCGACGGCTTCGAGGTGCTGGTCACCGGCACCCCCGCCGAACGGGACGTGGTGGACCGGGTGGTCGCGGCGGCCGGCGTGCCGGTGCGTCCGCTCGTCGGCGCGCTCGGCCTCGGCGGGCTCGCCGCCTGCTACGCCGGCTGCGCGCTGGTGGTCTCCAACGACACCGGCCCGCTGCACCTGGCCGCCGCCGTCGGCACCCCCACGGTGGGGGTCTACTGGATCGGCAACCTGATCAACGGGGGGCACCTGCTGCGCGGCCGGCACCGCCCGATCGCCTCCTGGACGGTGCGCTGCCCGGTCTGCGGCGTCGACTGCACCCCCGGGATCTACCCGCACCGCCCCGGCGACGGCGAGTGCCCGCACCGGGACTCGTTCGTCGCCGACGTGCCGGCGATCGAGGTGCTGGAGGCGGCCCACGACCTGCTGGCGGTGTAA
- a CDS encoding Hsp20/alpha crystallin family protein: MSQQPDGRGWRGRQQSWDPMGELQSLRAELSRLVGGGRSGPPEVELGETADGWEVVVRLPGVAPEEVAVELDDRELCVRARSEAEVNADQGIPGGFETRGFEYRVGLPARVDPDRIDAVMDHGLLRVRLPRAARPTPRTITVGRTGYRGAGRQGSTGGHAGTGAPAPVDPAADRELHHPDAAVDEIDRP; this comes from the coding sequence ATGAGCCAGCAGCCCGACGGCCGTGGCTGGCGCGGCCGGCAGCAGAGCTGGGACCCGATGGGCGAGCTCCAGTCGCTGCGCGCCGAGCTGAGCCGCCTCGTCGGCGGCGGCCGGTCCGGCCCGCCCGAGGTGGAGCTGGGCGAGACCGCCGACGGCTGGGAGGTCGTCGTCCGGCTGCCCGGCGTGGCCCCCGAGGAGGTGGCCGTCGAGCTGGACGACCGGGAGCTGTGCGTCCGGGCCCGGTCGGAGGCCGAGGTCAACGCCGACCAGGGCATCCCCGGCGGCTTCGAGACCCGGGGCTTCGAGTACCGCGTCGGCCTCCCGGCCCGGGTCGACCCCGACCGCATCGACGCCGTGATGGACCACGGGCTGCTCCGGGTCCGGCTGCCCCGGGCCGCCCGGCCCACCCCGCGCACCATCACCGTCGGCCGCACCGGCTACCGGGGGGCGGGCCGGCAGGGGAGCACCGGCGGTCACGCCGGCACGGGCGCACCCGCCCCCGTCGACCCGGCCGCCGACCGGGAGCTGCACCACCCGGACGCGGCCGTCGACGAGATCGACCGGCCGTAG
- a CDS encoding DUF2231 domain-containing protein, translating into MESRLKVLGHPVHPMLITFPVGLLVTAVIFDVVDTVGGPAFLGEVAYWNITVGLIGGLLAAAAGAFDLLAIPTGTRAKRVGLTHAAANLAVILLFAAVWVVRLNAESRAAGGALIAIEVVALAILGASAWLGGELVDRLGVGVDTDAGLDAPSSLRPQAAGQRIGDVR; encoded by the coding sequence ATGGAGAGCCGACTCAAGGTGCTCGGGCACCCCGTGCACCCGATGCTGATCACGTTTCCGGTCGGCCTGCTGGTCACCGCCGTGATCTTCGACGTCGTCGACACCGTCGGCGGCCCGGCCTTCCTCGGCGAGGTGGCGTACTGGAACATCACCGTCGGCCTGATCGGCGGTCTGCTGGCCGCGGCGGCCGGCGCGTTCGACCTGCTGGCCATCCCCACCGGCACCCGCGCCAAGCGGGTGGGCCTCACCCACGCCGCCGCCAACCTCGCGGTGATCCTCCTCTTCGCCGCCGTCTGGGTGGTCCGGCTCAACGCCGAGTCGCGGGCCGCCGGCGGCGCGCTGATCGCCATCGAGGTCGTCGCGCTGGCCATCCTCGGCGCGAGCGCCTGGCTCGGCGGCGAGCTGGTCGACCGGCTCGGCGTCGGCGTCGACACCGACGCCGGCCTCGACGCGCCCAGCTCGCTGCGGCCCCAGGCCGCCGGCCAGCGGATCGGAGACGTGCGATGA
- a CDS encoding pyridoxamine 5'-phosphate oxidase family protein: protein MTVEITSHEELRELLGAPLPRAVTKERRALHERDRQWLAASPFCLVATAGADGACDVSPKGDPPGFALVLDDTTIAIPERPGNRRADGYHNIVANPHVGLIFMIPGRTDTLRINGRARLVRDAPFFDDMVVRGHRPVLAIVVEIEQIFFHCGKAFLRSELWRPETWQPDAVPSRARLAKELEVPTESLADLEAYYGPAYERKIYG from the coding sequence GTGACGGTGGAGATCACCTCGCACGAGGAACTGCGCGAGCTGCTGGGCGCGCCGCTGCCCCGGGCGGTGACCAAGGAGCGGCGGGCCCTGCACGAGCGGGACCGGCAGTGGCTGGCGGCCTCGCCGTTCTGCCTGGTCGCCACGGCCGGCGCGGACGGGGCCTGCGACGTCTCGCCGAAGGGCGACCCGCCCGGCTTCGCCCTGGTCCTGGACGACACGACGATCGCGATCCCGGAGCGCCCGGGCAACCGGCGGGCGGACGGCTACCACAACATCGTGGCGAACCCGCACGTCGGGTTGATCTTCATGATCCCCGGCCGGACGGACACGCTGCGGATCAACGGCCGGGCCCGCCTGGTGCGCGACGCCCCGTTCTTCGACGACATGGTGGTCCGGGGCCACCGGCCCGTCCTGGCGATCGTCGTGGAGATCGAGCAGATCTTCTTCCACTGCGGGAAGGCGTTCCTCCGCTCGGAGCTGTGGCGGCCGGAGACCTGGCAGCCCGACGCGGTGCCGTCGCGGGCCCGGCTGGCCAAGGAGCTCGAGGTCCCGACGGAGAGCCTGGCCGACCTGGAGGCCTACTACGGCCCGGCCTACGAGCGCAAGATCTACGGCTGA
- a CDS encoding serine hydrolase domain-containing protein, translating to MTTTRRTTPKQSRLVRATAILATAAAVLAAPGVATAGADERPVASTAARPGGDAVLEDVARRMLAVGPPGYAARIGDGHRVTRTAAGLADIATGRRMSASDQFEAGSNTKTFTAVLALQLVDRGQLKLDAPVSRYLPGVVPNGRNVTVRMLLNHTSGLFSYTGDEAFMAGLASDPQRVWTPRELLAVAFAHEPNFAPGAGWSYSNTNYTLLGMIIEKLTGKGLPELVRQRIAAPLGLRHTYFADPRAVHTGPGYAHGYGVKLAGPQPGYVDTATWPIGGWGGAAGAVISTTDDLARFFSAVLRGELFSAAQLRQMTTTVELPADFPMKGGYGLGLIRLDSACGTVWGHGGDTLGHHSIALATADGRRTVVSVANAEPFDAEPNAGWDRYYTVAMAATDASVCAMLGKPVPASVLKDLHSVAG from the coding sequence ATGACGACGACGCGGAGAACCACCCCCAAGCAGTCCCGCCTGGTGCGCGCCACCGCGATCCTGGCGACCGCCGCAGCCGTGCTGGCCGCCCCCGGGGTCGCCACGGCCGGGGCCGACGAGCGCCCGGTGGCGTCCACCGCCGCCCGGCCGGGCGGCGACGCCGTGCTGGAGGACGTCGCCCGCCGGATGCTGGCGGTCGGCCCGCCCGGGTACGCGGCCCGGATCGGCGACGGCCACCGGGTGACCCGGACGGCCGCCGGCCTCGCCGACATCGCCACCGGGCGACGCATGTCCGCCAGCGACCAGTTCGAGGCGGGCAGCAACACGAAGACGTTCACGGCGGTGCTCGCCCTGCAACTGGTGGACCGTGGGCAGCTCAAGCTGGACGCGCCGGTCTCCCGGTATCTGCCGGGCGTCGTGCCGAACGGCCGGAACGTCACCGTCCGGATGCTGCTCAACCACACCAGCGGCCTGTTCAGCTACACCGGCGACGAGGCTTTCATGGCCGGCCTGGCGAGCGACCCGCAGCGGGTGTGGACCCCTCGGGAGCTGCTCGCCGTGGCGTTCGCGCACGAGCCGAACTTCGCCCCGGGCGCGGGCTGGTCCTACTCCAACACCAACTACACGCTGCTCGGGATGATCATCGAGAAGCTGACAGGCAAGGGCCTGCCGGAGCTGGTGCGGCAGCGCATCGCCGCGCCGCTGGGCCTGCGGCACACCTACTTCGCCGACCCGCGCGCGGTCCACACCGGCCCCGGCTACGCCCACGGCTACGGGGTGAAGCTCGCCGGCCCGCAGCCCGGCTACGTCGACACGGCCACCTGGCCGATCGGCGGCTGGGGCGGCGCCGCCGGGGCCGTCATCTCCACCACCGACGACCTCGCCCGGTTCTTCTCCGCCGTGCTGCGGGGCGAGCTGTTCTCGGCCGCGCAGCTCAGGCAGATGACGACCACGGTCGAACTGCCGGCGGACTTCCCCATGAAGGGCGGCTACGGCCTCGGGCTGATCAGGCTCGACTCGGCGTGCGGCACGGTGTGGGGCCACGGCGGCGACACCCTCGGCCACCACAGCATCGCCCTGGCGACCGCCGACGGCCGGCGCACCGTGGTCAGCGTCGCCAACGCCGAGCCGTTCGACGCCGAGCCCAACGCCGGCTGGGACCGCTACTACACCGTGGCCATGGCCGCCACCGACGCGTCCGTCTGCGCCATGCTCGGCAAGCCGGTGCCGGCCTCCGTGCTCAAGGACCTGCACAGCGTGGCCGGGTAA
- a CDS encoding GNAT family N-acetyltransferase, translating into MLIREFTDTDWPRVWEIVAGVVRAGDTFTYDPAMTREQAYDVWVERPPGRTVVAVDGDRVLGTAKMGTNRPGPGSHVATASFMVAADARGRGVGTALCRHALDWARGRGYAGMQFNAVAESNRAAVGIYRRLGFEVVGTVPGAFAHPALGRVGLHVMYCAF; encoded by the coding sequence GTGCTGATCCGGGAGTTCACCGACACCGACTGGCCCCGGGTGTGGGAGATCGTCGCCGGGGTCGTCCGGGCCGGGGACACCTTCACCTACGACCCGGCGATGACCAGGGAACAGGCGTACGACGTCTGGGTGGAACGCCCGCCCGGGCGGACCGTCGTGGCGGTCGACGGCGACCGGGTGCTCGGCACGGCCAAGATGGGCACCAACCGGCCGGGGCCGGGATCGCACGTGGCCACCGCGAGCTTCATGGTGGCGGCCGACGCGCGGGGGCGCGGGGTCGGCACGGCCCTGTGCCGGCACGCGCTGGACTGGGCGCGCGGGCGCGGCTACGCCGGGATGCAGTTCAACGCGGTGGCCGAAAGCAACCGTGCGGCGGTCGGGATCTACCGCCGGCTCGGCTTCGAGGTGGTCGGCACCGTGCCCGGCGCGTTCGCGCACCCGGCCCTGGGCCGGGTCGGCCTGCACGTCATGTACTGCGCGTTCTGA
- a CDS encoding DUF4240 domain-containing protein: MSVSVDGAAKLPGVEDEARFWAMVEAAWERLGPEPAALRRALRERDPAADDVDPDALDEWLSPFVEQLCALAADLSSEELTALDRVVERKLYDLDRADVHAVTDGSDDGFLYARGHIVALGREFYEAVRANPALAVTDAECESLCYLFAHLHDKRFGDWPRTGSGISRESFNNPDGWRE, from the coding sequence ATGAGTGTTTCGGTGGACGGCGCCGCGAAGCTGCCAGGTGTCGAGGACGAGGCCCGGTTCTGGGCCATGGTGGAGGCCGCGTGGGAGCGGCTGGGCCCCGAGCCGGCGGCGCTGCGCCGGGCCCTGCGGGAGCGGGACCCGGCGGCCGACGACGTCGACCCGGACGCCCTCGACGAGTGGTTGAGCCCGTTCGTCGAACAGCTCTGTGCCCTCGCCGCCGACCTGTCGAGCGAGGAGCTGACCGCCCTGGACCGGGTGGTCGAGCGGAAGCTCTACGACCTCGACCGCGCCGACGTCCACGCCGTCACCGACGGCTCCGACGACGGCTTCCTCTACGCCCGGGGCCACATCGTCGCCCTCGGCCGCGAGTTCTACGAGGCGGTGCGGGCCAACCCCGCCCTGGCGGTCACCGACGCCGAGTGCGAGAGCCTCTGCTACCTTTTCGCGCACCTGCACGACAAGCGGTTCGGCGACTGGCCGCGCACCGGGTCGGGCATCTCCCGGGAGTCGTTCAACAACCCCGACGGCTGGCGGGAATAG
- a CDS encoding MerR family transcriptional regulator: protein MRIGELSHATGASTRALRYYEEQGLIRSERLPNGYRDYGPEAIEKVEFIQDLLAAGLSSQILRDVMPCVTADGGQTPCADVLRQAQRVRDDLLEQERRIRARRETLEQYLAGQRSPRGNHSHPHP from the coding sequence GTGCGCATCGGAGAGCTCAGCCACGCTACCGGGGCCAGCACCCGGGCCCTGCGCTACTACGAGGAGCAGGGGCTCATCCGCAGCGAGCGCCTCCCCAACGGATACCGCGACTACGGGCCCGAGGCGATCGAGAAGGTGGAGTTCATCCAGGACCTCCTCGCCGCGGGGCTCTCCTCGCAGATCCTGCGCGACGTCATGCCCTGCGTCACCGCCGACGGCGGCCAGACCCCCTGCGCCGACGTGCTTCGCCAGGCCCAACGGGTCCGCGACGACCTGCTGGAGCAGGAGCGACGCATTCGCGCCCGCCGGGAGACCCTGGAGCAGTACCTCGCCGGCCAGCGCAGCCCACGGGGCAACCACAGCCACCCCCACCCGTGA
- a CDS encoding SDR family NAD(P)-dependent oxidoreductase has product MTTASDMKGRSALVTGGSSGIGAAIAEELAGHGADLVLVARDAERLAKTAAGLRERHGVAVLSVPLALDEHDAPVRLMKTVQEAGIEVELLVNNAGMSSLATVADSDPATLRRLVDLNVGALTELTTLVVTGMVQRGHGSVINVASTGAYTPAPVLAAYAASKAYVLSFTQALWAETRASGVRVVAVSPGPTRTPMNPRPGGGKRQPAQVARTALAALEGTGPAVVDGQRNTVTALVIRMVPPRFMTMLALRMMARGR; this is encoded by the coding sequence ATGACCACGGCATCCGACATGAAGGGCCGCTCCGCCCTCGTCACCGGCGGATCGAGCGGCATCGGCGCGGCGATCGCGGAGGAGCTCGCCGGGCACGGGGCAGACCTGGTGCTGGTGGCCCGCGACGCCGAGCGGTTGGCGAAGACTGCCGCCGGCCTGCGCGAGCGACACGGCGTCGCCGTGCTGAGCGTCCCCCTCGCCCTCGACGAACACGACGCTCCCGTCCGCCTGATGAAGACCGTGCAGGAGGCCGGCATCGAGGTGGAGCTGCTAGTCAACAACGCCGGCATGAGTTCGCTGGCCACGGTGGCGGACAGCGACCCCGCCACGCTGCGTCGACTGGTGGACCTCAACGTCGGCGCTCTGACCGAGTTGACCACGCTCGTGGTGACCGGGATGGTTCAGCGGGGGCACGGTTCGGTCATCAACGTCGCCAGCACCGGGGCCTACACGCCGGCACCCGTCCTGGCCGCCTACGCGGCGTCGAAGGCCTACGTCCTCTCGTTCACCCAGGCACTGTGGGCCGAGACCAGGGCCAGCGGCGTCCGGGTGGTGGCGGTGAGCCCGGGGCCGACCCGGACACCGATGAACCCCCGGCCGGGCGGCGGGAAGCGCCAGCCGGCCCAGGTCGCCCGCACCGCGCTCGCCGCGCTGGAGGGAACCGGACCTGCCGTGGTCGACGGGCAGCGCAACACGGTGACGGCCCTCGTGATCCGCATGGTGCCGCCACGATTCATGACCATGCTCGCGCTGCGGATGATGGCGCGCGGCCGCTGA
- a CDS encoding metallophosphoesterase family protein encodes MTDDRTPVDGPAPLDDPDDERAFARTARRPRSIDPPELGFTPRRPVPWLAPLLLISTGLRTLLAMLFGAYLDKRELQNSLEARIERQVGPDGGLWLDYVADLGDGFDATYSVAYLLAQPELTVDGHRLPRAQTLVMGGDQVYPSASYEAYEDRCKGPYQAALPVTPPERPTLFAVPGNHDWYDGLTAFLRLFVRSRDRHFGGWGTGQSRSYFAAELPAGWWLLGLDDQSGSYLDDPQLTYFDAVAQRLGPDSRVILAVPAPTWVKAVDHPTAYDSIDYFVRTIVAPTGARVRLLVSGDLHHYARYAGPDRQLVTCGGGGAYLYPTHHLPERIEVPPRDTLSRRASRSLPYDLAATFPDRARSRRYGWGVFARLPRRNPGFGTLLGTVHTLLMLAMAGVAAGRAGGTEQRLLSVPLVAMLLVTMLGAVFFAKPPSAGGKRHVRHWILGVAHGLAQVALAAAGTWAWLAVPLHDWPWPLPVAAAAVVYGPLIGLLASELVAAYLLVAGAFGVNVNELFAGQGIEDAKAFLRMRIDPDGTLTIYPIAVDRVSRGWRLNPDDAPTASWLAPKDPLTPRLAEPPVVLAP; translated from the coding sequence GTGACCGACGATCGCACCCCCGTCGACGGCCCGGCCCCTCTCGATGATCCCGACGACGAGCGGGCCTTCGCCCGCACGGCCCGCCGGCCGCGCAGCATCGACCCGCCGGAGCTGGGCTTCACCCCGCGCAGGCCGGTGCCGTGGCTCGCGCCGCTCCTGCTGATCAGCACCGGCCTGCGGACGCTGCTGGCGATGCTGTTCGGGGCGTACCTGGACAAGCGGGAGTTGCAGAACTCGCTGGAGGCCCGCATCGAGCGCCAGGTCGGGCCGGACGGCGGGCTGTGGCTCGACTACGTGGCCGACCTGGGCGACGGCTTCGACGCCACCTACTCGGTGGCGTACCTGCTCGCCCAGCCGGAGCTGACCGTCGACGGGCACCGGCTGCCCCGGGCGCAGACCCTGGTGATGGGGGGCGACCAGGTCTACCCGTCGGCGTCCTACGAGGCCTACGAGGACCGCTGCAAGGGGCCGTACCAGGCCGCGCTGCCGGTCACGCCGCCCGAGCGGCCCACCCTGTTCGCGGTCCCCGGCAACCACGACTGGTACGACGGGCTGACCGCCTTCCTGCGGCTGTTCGTCCGCTCCCGGGACCGGCACTTCGGCGGCTGGGGCACCGGCCAGTCCCGCTCGTACTTCGCCGCCGAGCTGCCCGCCGGCTGGTGGCTGCTGGGCCTCGACGACCAGTCCGGCTCGTACCTGGACGACCCGCAGCTCACCTACTTCGACGCCGTCGCGCAACGGCTGGGGCCGGACAGCCGGGTCATCCTGGCCGTGCCCGCGCCGACGTGGGTCAAGGCCGTCGACCACCCCACGGCGTACGACTCGATCGACTACTTCGTCCGCACCATCGTCGCGCCGACCGGGGCGCGGGTGCGGCTGCTGGTCTCCGGGGACCTGCACCACTACGCCCGGTACGCCGGCCCGGACCGGCAGCTCGTCACCTGCGGCGGCGGCGGGGCCTACCTGTACCCGACCCACCACCTGCCGGAGCGGATCGAGGTGCCCCCGCGCGACACCCTGTCCCGGCGGGCCAGCCGCAGCCTCCCGTACGACCTCGCGGCCACCTTCCCCGACCGGGCCCGCTCCCGCCGGTACGGCTGGGGCGTCTTCGCCCGGCTGCCGAGACGCAACCCGGGTTTCGGCACCCTGCTCGGCACGGTGCACACCCTGCTCATGCTGGCCATGGCCGGGGTGGCGGCGGGCCGGGCCGGTGGCACCGAGCAGCGGCTGCTGAGCGTCCCGCTGGTGGCGATGCTGCTGGTGACGATGCTCGGCGCGGTCTTCTTCGCGAAGCCGCCGAGCGCCGGCGGCAAGCGGCACGTACGGCACTGGATCCTCGGCGTCGCGCACGGGCTGGCGCAGGTGGCGCTCGCCGCCGCCGGCACCTGGGCCTGGCTGGCGGTGCCCCTGCACGACTGGCCGTGGCCGCTGCCGGTGGCCGCCGCGGCGGTGGTGTACGGCCCGCTGATCGGCCTCCTCGCCAGCGAGCTGGTGGCGGCCTACCTGCTGGTGGCGGGGGCGTTCGGGGTGAACGTGAACGAGCTGTTCGCCGGTCAGGGCATCGAGGACGCCAAGGCGTTCCTGCGGATGCGCATCGACCCGGACGGCACGCTCACCATCTATCCGATCGCCGTGGACCGGGTCTCCCGCGGCTGGCGGCTGAACCCCGACGACGCCCCGACCGCCTCCTGGCTGGCCCCGAAGGATCCGCTGACCCCGCGCCTGGCCGAGCCGCCGGTCGTGCTGGCGCCCTGA
- a CDS encoding PSP1 domain-containing protein, translating into MGMLCAVSFNRYGRLYYLDPGEFRPQVGDRVLVPTDDGPEVAECVWAAQWVGEDTDGFPRLAGLATDDDLRRDELLRRRKAEAKVAAKRLIREHGLPMKVVAVDHVLATADGGGDRTTVYFTAPHRVDFRSLVRDLGATLHCRVELRQLSARDSARVQGGIGSCGRDLCCATFLTDFEPVTIRMAKDQDLPLNPLRISGACGRLMCCLKYEHPLYQKFQESAPPVGSRVSTPEGDGRVVGHSVPRDAVTVRLDADGSRSMCSRAAVCGSRQAHDQRYDA; encoded by the coding sequence ATGGGCATGCTCTGCGCGGTCAGCTTCAACCGGTACGGGCGCCTCTACTACCTCGACCCGGGCGAGTTCCGCCCGCAGGTGGGCGACCGGGTGCTGGTCCCCACCGACGACGGCCCCGAGGTGGCGGAGTGCGTCTGGGCCGCGCAGTGGGTCGGTGAGGACACCGACGGCTTCCCCCGGCTCGCCGGCCTCGCCACCGACGACGACCTGCGCCGCGACGAGCTGCTGCGGCGGCGCAAGGCCGAGGCGAAGGTGGCCGCGAAGCGGCTGATCCGCGAGCACGGCCTACCGATGAAGGTCGTCGCCGTCGACCACGTGCTCGCCACCGCCGACGGCGGCGGGGACCGCACCACCGTCTACTTCACCGCCCCGCACCGGGTCGACTTCCGGTCCCTCGTGCGCGACCTGGGTGCCACCCTGCACTGCCGGGTCGAGCTGCGCCAGCTCTCCGCCCGCGACTCCGCGCGGGTGCAGGGCGGCATCGGCTCCTGCGGGCGCGACCTGTGCTGCGCCACCTTCCTCACCGACTTCGAGCCGGTGACGATCCGGATGGCGAAGGACCAGGACCTGCCGCTCAACCCGCTGCGCATCTCCGGGGCCTGCGGCCGGCTGATGTGCTGCCTGAAGTACGAGCACCCGCTCTACCAGAAGTTCCAGGAGTCCGCCCCGCCCGTCGGCAGCCGGGTGTCGACCCCCGAGGGCGACGGCCGGGTCGTGGGCCACAGCGTCCCCCGCGACGCGGTCACGGTCCGGCTCGACGCCGACGGCTCGCGCTCCATGTGCTCCCGCGCCGCCGTCTGCGGCTCCCGCCAGGCCCACGACCAGCGCTACGACGCCTGA
- a CDS encoding YbaB/EbfC family nucleoid-associated protein, which produces MPRGEIDEAWIEEAVRRYRRIEALQAEFDQAVSTVEVTVRSPDGLVEVAVTADGRITDVRFLGPLHQRHHRDVAASVRAAVAAAADAAQWAREKLHNETFAAYRPLAGA; this is translated from the coding sequence ATGCCTCGGGGGGAGATCGACGAGGCCTGGATCGAGGAGGCGGTGCGGCGCTACCGCCGCATCGAGGCGTTGCAGGCCGAGTTCGACCAGGCGGTGTCGACCGTGGAGGTCACCGTGCGTTCCCCGGACGGGCTGGTCGAGGTCGCGGTCACCGCCGACGGCCGGATCACCGACGTGCGCTTCCTCGGCCCCCTGCACCAGCGCCACCACCGCGACGTGGCCGCCTCCGTGCGCGCCGCCGTGGCGGCCGCCGCCGACGCGGCCCAGTGGGCGCGGGAGAAGCTGCACAACGAGACGTTCGCCGCCTACCGGCCCCTCGCGGGGGCCTGA